In Paenibacillus sonchi, a single genomic region encodes these proteins:
- a CDS encoding O-antigen ligase family protein, whose product MSKPVYGKNAVQSRNVEKISSPVWALVVAFIVFLVWTPFQVGLFNGQQIDYEKPIYVASLLSGLLLLVWIGLYYKKFKLEEQRDLLAVASLLLPITYALSLFGAASHYMAMNILFIQSMYIAVFIIALYLLKQKQLNVVIQNAVLAIAYFIVGFGLLNWLGAWKFAGGLVGWFSDTVQGGKYLDAVMTDSNGLRLTSIFQYANTYAAFLMAFLFVAVFALVRSKKWYGTLTHGFMLVPIIVSLLLTLSRGGLVMLPVVFILLLLSLKPVKQILWILHLGIAGIASLAIASPVTNLGTELSTAFSSSAALKGWAYLLGASAIVAACGWIIQRFVEPWLQNKLEGWESHRLAGLWLPLLSVVLVAVVAFLLIGTSARTILPANMETRLENINFKQHSVLERITFYKDAMKVVKDYPIIGAGGGGWASLYEHYQDYPYTSRQAHNFFLQYLIEVGIVGFVVFMGFIGYIFYKYIRGYLKRDKNEFDNGFIFYIIALSILVHSILDFNLSYAFMGILVFIGLAGMGAAMDSKPLRRNWNKPGIRYGYLAVLAIGIIFMFFLSVSAIGSSNSVMKAKRLIGVSQSYEELKAPLIATLKDRPYHPEAAAYLASMDHQVFNQTKDEQYLNEAFSVLNRALKDEPNNKILLTLLASSYDLKGQNDLAFAVYRDNADKFNWDIEWYESLISRSQALARAANAEKDEAKKQEYLTIGLDAYKHVTDGVEHLKTLPPEQLQGRAFSVTPTIALNAGKMQQMAGQNEEAAATLKLGLGDAYTDVVNSGTLWDTNWYSSLIARSYELAQQAFTQQDATGKTTYLNVGLSAYNQVQADLQVQSLAIPPAIALNAGRIQLMSGQIPAASETLKLGLSEDYNDATNREMARWYLAALKKAGTAQDQAVYDKLIAADPAEAAQIDAIVNTQY is encoded by the coding sequence GTGTCGAAACCAGTATACGGTAAAAATGCTGTGCAGTCGAGAAATGTTGAAAAGATATCCAGCCCGGTGTGGGCGTTGGTTGTTGCTTTTATTGTATTTTTGGTGTGGACCCCATTTCAGGTTGGATTGTTTAATGGGCAGCAGATCGACTATGAAAAGCCGATTTATGTGGCCTCTCTGCTCAGCGGCCTGCTGCTGCTGGTCTGGATCGGCTTGTACTATAAAAAGTTCAAGCTGGAGGAGCAGCGTGACTTGCTGGCTGTGGCTTCACTGCTGCTGCCAATAACGTATGCTCTGTCGCTATTTGGCGCTGCTTCGCATTATATGGCGATGAACATTCTCTTTATTCAGAGTATGTATATTGCAGTATTCATTATAGCGTTATATTTGCTGAAGCAAAAGCAACTAAATGTTGTCATTCAAAATGCCGTATTGGCCATTGCCTATTTTATCGTGGGCTTTGGGTTGCTGAACTGGCTGGGGGCCTGGAAATTCGCCGGCGGGCTGGTTGGCTGGTTCTCAGACACGGTGCAAGGCGGTAAATATTTGGATGCGGTTATGACCGACTCCAACGGTTTGCGGCTGACTTCGATTTTTCAATATGCGAATACATACGCAGCTTTCCTGATGGCTTTTCTGTTCGTAGCTGTCTTTGCACTGGTTCGCTCCAAAAAATGGTACGGGACGCTGACTCACGGATTCATGCTCGTACCGATCATTGTTTCCTTGCTGCTGACCTTGTCCCGCGGGGGATTAGTTATGCTGCCCGTAGTCTTTATTCTGCTCCTGCTGTCTCTGAAGCCTGTGAAGCAGATTCTCTGGATTCTCCATCTGGGTATTGCCGGGATTGCCTCGCTGGCGATTGCAAGCCCGGTGACCAATCTTGGGACTGAACTGAGCACGGCCTTTAGCTCTTCTGCTGCTCTTAAAGGCTGGGCTTATCTGCTTGGCGCCTCCGCGATTGTTGCCGCGTGCGGGTGGATCATCCAGCGTTTTGTGGAACCTTGGCTGCAAAATAAACTGGAGGGCTGGGAATCGCACAGGCTTGCTGGTCTGTGGCTGCCGCTCCTGTCGGTTGTACTGGTCGCCGTAGTCGCATTTCTGCTGATCGGGACAAGTGCACGTACCATTCTCCCCGCTAACATGGAGACACGGCTGGAGAACATCAACTTCAAGCAGCACAGTGTACTGGAACGTATTACTTTCTATAAAGATGCTATGAAAGTCGTGAAGGATTATCCCATTATTGGCGCCGGGGGTGGAGGCTGGGCTTCGCTCTATGAGCATTACCAGGACTACCCGTATACAAGCCGCCAGGCGCATAACTTCTTCCTGCAATATTTGATCGAAGTCGGAATTGTCGGATTTGTTGTCTTCATGGGCTTTATCGGCTACATTTTCTATAAATACATTCGTGGATACCTTAAACGGGACAAAAATGAATTTGATAATGGATTCATTTTCTATATCATTGCTTTGTCGATTCTTGTTCACAGCATACTGGACTTCAATCTCAGTTATGCCTTTATGGGAATTCTGGTGTTTATCGGCCTTGCCGGAATGGGCGCCGCCATGGACAGCAAACCGCTGCGCCGGAACTGGAATAAGCCAGGTATACGTTACGGTTACCTTGCAGTCCTCGCTATCGGTATAATTTTCATGTTCTTCCTGTCGGTCAGTGCAATCGGCTCAAGCAATTCTGTAATGAAAGCAAAGCGGTTGATCGGTGTCAGCCAGTCCTATGAGGAGCTCAAGGCACCTTTGATAGCAACTCTAAAAGATCGCCCTTACCATCCGGAAGCAGCGGCATATCTCGCCTCTATGGATCATCAGGTTTTTAATCAAACTAAAGATGAGCAGTACTTGAACGAAGCGTTCAGCGTGCTGAACCGTGCGCTCAAGGACGAACCTAATAATAAGATTCTGCTGACTCTACTCGCTTCCTCGTATGATTTGAAGGGGCAAAACGATCTCGCCTTCGCCGTCTATCGGGATAACGCAGATAAGTTCAACTGGGATATTGAATGGTACGAATCTTTGATCAGCCGCTCCCAGGCGTTAGCACGTGCGGCAAATGCCGAAAAAGATGAAGCCAAAAAGCAGGAATACCTGACCATTGGTCTGGATGCCTATAAACATGTAACTGATGGTGTAGAACATTTGAAAACTCTGCCTCCAGAGCAGCTGCAGGGCCGGGCGTTCTCGGTAACGCCAACGATTGCCCTGAATGCCGGTAAAATGCAGCAGATGGCAGGACAAAATGAGGAAGCGGCAGCAACCCTAAAGCTTGGACTTGGCGATGCTTATACGGATGTCGTAAACAGTGGAACGCTCTGGGATACAAACTGGTACAGCTCGCTCATTGCCCGCTCGTATGAGCTGGCTCAGCAGGCCTTCACCCAGCAGGATGCCACCGGTAAAACAACTTACCTAAATGTCGGTCTTAGCGCTTATAATCAGGTGCAGGCTGACTTACAAGTCCAATCGCTTGCCATTCCTCCGGCAATTGCGCTGAACGCAGGCAGAATCCAGCTGATGTCCGGTCAGATTCCTGCCGCTTCAGAGACCTTAAAGCTTGGGCTGAGCGAAGATTATAATGACGCCACTAACCGTGAGATGGCCCGCTGGTACCTGGCAGCCTTGAAAAAGGCTGGTACTGCTCAGGATCAGGCAGTTTATGACAAGCTGATTGCCGCAGATCCTGCGGAAGCCGCTCAGATAGATGCTATTGTGAATACACAGTACTAA
- a CDS encoding mannose-1-phosphate guanylyltransferase — protein sequence MTITCVIMAGGKGERFWPKSRTNLPKQFLNISGNKSMIQQSIARLEKLIDISQIFIVTNELYAELIKAQIPHLPHENIIIEPVGRNTAPCIGLASIIIEDRFPDSTMIVIPSDHIIENEEGFVKILKTAVEVAQDNSNLVTLGIQPTYPETGYGYIESSNQSQLINELSVHKVNKFVEKPDLATAQSYLESGNFYWNSGIFVWKIKTIRGYIQELMPEMHDILETMKTVLRSEDRDAIIRSEFLKMPDQSIDYGIMEKVSNIYVIPCVFGWDDVGSWTALERISELDENGNVIKGNILNLDTKHCIIESNGKLIATLGIENLIIVDTEDVTLICTKDKAQEVKLLLKELRMQKLEQYL from the coding sequence ATGACAATTACTTGTGTAATCATGGCAGGTGGCAAAGGGGAACGTTTCTGGCCAAAAAGCCGGACAAACCTTCCTAAGCAATTTTTGAATATTTCCGGAAACAAATCGATGATTCAGCAATCGATAGCCAGACTTGAAAAGCTCATTGATATCAGTCAGATTTTTATTGTTACCAATGAACTTTATGCTGAACTAATTAAGGCTCAGATTCCACACTTGCCGCATGAGAATATCATTATTGAACCAGTGGGAAGAAATACCGCACCTTGTATTGGTTTAGCATCCATCATTATTGAAGATCGTTTCCCTGATAGTACAATGATTGTAATCCCTTCCGATCATATTATTGAAAACGAAGAAGGATTCGTAAAAATATTGAAAACTGCGGTCGAAGTTGCACAGGACAACAGCAACCTAGTCACTTTAGGAATTCAGCCGACTTACCCAGAAACAGGATATGGATATATCGAAAGCAGCAACCAGAGTCAGTTAATTAATGAGCTATCCGTTCATAAAGTGAATAAATTCGTTGAAAAGCCAGATTTGGCAACGGCTCAGTCTTACCTGGAATCGGGTAATTTTTACTGGAACAGTGGGATCTTCGTTTGGAAAATTAAGACCATTAGAGGCTACATACAAGAATTGATGCCTGAAATGCATGATATATTGGAAACTATGAAGACAGTACTAAGATCTGAAGATCGCGATGCAATTATCCGTTCGGAATTCCTGAAGATGCCGGATCAATCCATCGATTACGGAATTATGGAGAAGGTAAGTAATATTTATGTGATTCCTTGTGTATTTGGTTGGGATGATGTGGGTAGTTGGACAGCTCTAGAAAGAATTAGTGAGTTGGATGAGAACGGGAATGTGATAAAGGGCAACATTCTTAACCTGGATACCAAACATTGCATCATTGAAAGTAATGGAAAACTGATTGCAACCTTAGGCATTGAAAACCTGATTATAGTTGATACTGAGGATGTTACCTTGATTTGCACCAAAGACAAGGCTCAAGAAGTTAAGTTATTGCTTAAAGAACTGCGTATGCAGAAGCTTGAACAATATTTATAG
- a CDS encoding glycosyltransferase has protein sequence MTGIKSFLYKRLYKFAVKLKPIAVRLFPFETRQRIKQSLLKTAFPIEKEGRLSSIQDRLSGVNLVGYSRAEMGIGESCRIAAKSMDAVHIPFGIINFIGTNSASMNDNTWVNKEISEPRYNLNIFHINAEQMIEIYAHYGNSIFKDRYNIGFWHWELPDFPDEWKESFNLVDEIWAPSTFVVDSIAQKSPVPVVKIPHSIEVNITEKRDRGYFNLPEEAFLFLTMYDLKSFQARKNPQASIKAFQRAFDPEDTSVGLVIKVNSAKQGLKELDELYQIIGGYTNIYLVDRTLSRNDTNALISVIDSYVSLHRSEGFGLGLAEAMYLGKPVIGTNWSSNIDFMDFNNSCLVDYTLVQLDEDHGPYKSYQYWADPNVEHASMYMRTLYDDNNFYKRISSNGEEHIKKYYSPQAVGEIINRRLEYISMWKFGGLK, from the coding sequence ATGACTGGCATTAAATCGTTTTTGTACAAAAGGCTTTACAAGTTTGCGGTGAAATTGAAGCCGATTGCGGTACGATTGTTTCCTTTTGAGACAAGGCAGCGAATAAAACAAAGCTTGTTGAAAACTGCTTTTCCAATTGAGAAGGAAGGCAGGCTATCTTCCATACAAGATAGACTATCAGGTGTGAATCTGGTGGGATACTCCAGAGCTGAAATGGGTATTGGAGAGTCTTGCAGAATTGCTGCCAAGAGCATGGATGCAGTCCATATACCTTTTGGAATTATAAACTTTATTGGAACTAATTCTGCAAGTATGAATGATAACACTTGGGTTAATAAGGAAATCTCTGAGCCGAGATACAATTTGAATATATTTCATATTAATGCTGAGCAGATGATTGAAATATACGCCCATTATGGGAATTCAATATTTAAAGATCGTTATAATATTGGTTTTTGGCATTGGGAGCTTCCTGATTTCCCTGATGAGTGGAAGGAGAGCTTTAACTTAGTGGATGAAATCTGGGCACCCTCAACTTTTGTTGTGGATTCTATTGCTCAGAAAAGCCCGGTTCCTGTCGTTAAAATTCCGCATAGCATTGAAGTTAATATCACTGAGAAGAGAGACCGTGGCTATTTTAATTTACCTGAAGAAGCTTTCTTATTTCTAACGATGTATGACTTGAAAAGCTTTCAGGCAAGAAAGAATCCTCAAGCTTCCATTAAAGCGTTTCAGCGGGCCTTTGACCCTGAGGATACCTCAGTAGGCTTGGTTATAAAAGTGAATAGCGCTAAGCAAGGTTTAAAGGAACTCGACGAACTGTACCAGATTATTGGCGGGTATACAAATATCTATCTGGTAGATAGGACGTTATCGAGAAATGATACGAACGCATTGATATCGGTTATAGACAGCTATGTGTCGCTTCATCGAAGCGAAGGCTTTGGGCTTGGATTGGCAGAGGCGATGTATCTAGGTAAGCCAGTCATAGGAACCAACTGGTCTTCCAATATCGATTTCATGGACTTCAACAATTCCTGTCTGGTTGATTACACATTGGTACAACTGGACGAGGATCATGGGCCGTACAAATCTTATCAATATTGGGCAGACCCCAATGTAGAACATGCGAGTATGTATATGCGTACACTTTATGACGACAACAACTTTTATAAGCGGATTTCGTCTAATGGTGAAGAACATATAAAGAAGTATTATTCACCTCAAGCCGTGGGTGAGATCATTAACCGGAGATTGGAATATATCTCGATGTGGAAATTTGGAGGATTGAAATGA
- a CDS encoding ABC transporter permease yields MVKRDFKSRYLNSVLGSVWSVIQPLAIILVYTLIFSQIMGARLPGENNTLAYSIYLCAGLLPWNYFNETLLRLQSVFLDQGSLLKKVSFPRTSLPIFIVISVTINFVIISTLYIIFLLFIGRLPGWEIFNVVPLLFIQQLFALGLGLIVGTLNVFFRDVGHFLGIVLQFWSWLTPIVYAKSIVPESMQGIYKWNPMVPITEGFHSIFLYNKAPNYSSLLPVILISIALLLIAYYTFKKLDKEMVDEL; encoded by the coding sequence ATGGTTAAGAGGGATTTTAAATCCAGATATCTAAACTCTGTCTTGGGTTCAGTGTGGTCTGTTATACAACCACTTGCTATAATACTTGTATACACTTTGATATTCTCCCAAATAATGGGTGCGCGTCTGCCTGGAGAAAATAATACTTTAGCGTATAGTATCTATTTGTGCGCTGGTCTACTTCCTTGGAATTATTTCAATGAAACACTTCTACGGCTTCAAAGTGTTTTTTTAGATCAAGGGTCTTTGCTAAAGAAGGTTAGTTTTCCAAGAACTTCTCTACCTATTTTTATTGTCATTTCAGTGACTATAAACTTTGTGATAATCTCTACACTATACATTATATTTCTATTATTCATTGGCAGACTTCCTGGATGGGAAATATTTAACGTAGTTCCACTCTTATTTATACAACAATTATTTGCTTTGGGACTAGGCCTTATTGTAGGTACCTTGAATGTGTTCTTTAGAGATGTTGGTCATTTTTTAGGGATTGTATTACAATTTTGGTCTTGGTTGACTCCTATTGTGTATGCCAAATCAATTGTACCTGAAAGTATGCAAGGAATTTATAAATGGAACCCGATGGTCCCTATTACTGAAGGTTTTCATTCTATATTTTTATATAACAAGGCACCTAATTACTCCAGTCTTTTACCTGTTATTCTGATATCGATAGCCCTTTTATTGATCGCATATTACACATTTAAAAAACTGGACAAGGAAATGGTGGATGAATTGTGA
- a CDS encoding ABC transporter ATP-binding protein: MEIISVDNLFKTYKRYPNKWARVKEWITGKEAHKPLEVLKNINFKVNKGESVGFIGHNGAGKSTLLKILTGTTYPTSGSITVKGKIAALLELGVGFHPDFTGTQNIYMLGQIMGLNNSEIDKLLPDIIDFAEIGDYLDDPVRTYSSGMAVRLAFSTATAVRPDILIVDEALSVGDSYFQHKCFSRIRKYREEGTSLLFVSHDPSAVKNLCDRAILLDQGMAIKDGHPDEILDYYNAIIAKREAENEINQSIGHNKKLITRSGNKDISISAVKILSADKQVSAVQVGDEITLRVEMICNKEVNKPTVGFKIRDRLGNDIFGTNTYYLNEESINCDKNDKITVEFYLKANIGPGTYNITVAVHDQSDHLTKNYDWYDHAATFQVISGKENYFNGVSYLETTVNFCKG; this comes from the coding sequence ATGGAAATTATTAGTGTAGACAATCTCTTCAAAACATATAAAAGATATCCTAATAAATGGGCTAGAGTAAAAGAATGGATTACTGGAAAAGAGGCACATAAACCTTTAGAAGTGCTAAAAAATATTAATTTTAAAGTGAACAAAGGTGAATCAGTTGGTTTTATTGGCCATAATGGTGCTGGGAAAAGTACTCTGTTAAAGATTCTTACGGGTACAACCTACCCTACAAGTGGAAGTATAACAGTTAAAGGAAAGATTGCAGCCTTGCTAGAACTAGGCGTCGGATTTCACCCCGATTTCACTGGAACTCAAAATATATACATGCTAGGACAAATTATGGGGTTGAATAATTCGGAAATAGATAAATTGTTGCCAGACATTATTGATTTTGCTGAGATTGGCGATTATCTCGATGATCCTGTTAGGACCTATTCAAGTGGAATGGCTGTAAGGTTAGCATTCTCTACTGCTACGGCGGTTAGACCAGATATTCTTATTGTTGATGAAGCTCTATCAGTTGGAGACAGCTATTTCCAACACAAGTGCTTCAGTAGAATCAGAAAGTATAGGGAAGAGGGGACTTCCTTACTATTTGTATCACATGATCCTTCAGCTGTGAAAAATTTATGTGACAGAGCCATACTTTTAGATCAAGGAATGGCAATTAAGGATGGTCATCCAGATGAAATTCTTGACTACTATAATGCAATTATCGCAAAGCGAGAGGCTGAAAATGAAATTAATCAAAGTATCGGTCATAACAAAAAGTTAATAACTAGATCGGGGAATAAGGATATAAGTATCTCTGCAGTTAAAATACTATCAGCAGATAAACAAGTATCTGCTGTTCAGGTTGGAGATGAAATAACGTTAAGAGTTGAAATGATTTGTAACAAAGAGGTTAATAAACCAACAGTTGGTTTTAAAATTAGAGATCGTCTCGGAAACGATATATTTGGTACTAATACTTATTACTTGAATGAAGAGTCAATAAACTGTGATAAAAATGACAAGATTACAGTGGAGTTTTATCTTAAAGCGAATATTGGTCCAGGGACTTATAATATTACAGTAGCAGTACATGATCAGAGTGATCACTTAACAAAAAATTACGATTGGTATGATCATGCAGCAACGTTTCAGGTTATTTCAGGGAAAGAAAATTACTTTAACGGTGTTAGCTATCTTGAGACAACCGTGAACTTTTGTAAAGGATGA
- the galU gene encoding UTP--glucose-1-phosphate uridylyltransferase GalU: protein MKIRKAIIPAAGLGTRFLPATKAMPKEMLPIVDKPTIQYIVEEAVASGIEDIIIVTGKGKRAIEDHFDNSFELEFNLAEKQKWELLESVRKSSEMADIHYIRQKEPRGLGHAIWCARKFIGNEPFAVLLGDDIVQADKPCLKQMIEVYEQYKSSIVGVQPVPWEDVSRYGLVDGTELAERVYKANRLVEKPKREEAPSNLAILGRYILTPRIFDMLEEQQVGVGGEIQLTDAISRLSEVERIIAYDFEGKRHDVGEKMGFIQTTIHYALQHEELKEGLLDYLKEVINSEALKAAR, encoded by the coding sequence ATGAAGATCCGTAAGGCAATTATTCCCGCGGCTGGTCTTGGTACCCGCTTTCTGCCCGCAACCAAAGCAATGCCCAAAGAAATGCTCCCGATAGTAGACAAGCCTACCATCCAATATATTGTTGAGGAGGCCGTTGCTTCCGGCATTGAGGATATCATCATTGTAACGGGGAAAGGCAAACGGGCGATTGAAGACCATTTCGACAATTCGTTCGAGCTGGAATTCAATCTGGCGGAGAAGCAGAAATGGGAGCTCCTGGAGTCTGTACGCAAATCCTCCGAAATGGCTGACATTCACTACATCCGCCAAAAGGAACCAAGAGGTCTGGGACACGCCATCTGGTGTGCCCGCAAATTTATTGGCAATGAGCCGTTTGCCGTATTGCTCGGGGATGACATTGTCCAAGCGGATAAGCCTTGTCTGAAACAGATGATTGAGGTTTACGAACAATACAAATCCTCAATTGTTGGCGTTCAGCCTGTGCCTTGGGAGGACGTTTCCCGATACGGTCTGGTAGATGGTACGGAACTGGCTGAGCGGGTATATAAGGCCAACCGACTGGTTGAAAAGCCAAAGAGAGAAGAAGCGCCGTCTAACCTCGCGATCCTGGGGCGGTATATTCTGACTCCGCGTATTTTTGACATGCTGGAGGAGCAGCAGGTGGGGGTTGGCGGGGAAATCCAGCTGACCGACGCCATCTCCCGCTTAAGTGAAGTGGAGCGCATTATTGCTTATGATTTCGAAGGCAAACGCCATGACGTCGGCGAGAAAATGGGTTTTATCCAGACGACCATCCATTATGCCCTCCAGCATGAGGAACTCAAGGAAGGCCTGCTTGACTACCTCAAAGAGGTGATAAACAGCGAAGCATTGAAAGCGGCGAGGTAA
- a CDS encoding endonuclease domain-containing protein, translating to MGGNFEKEHEALVERHLSARTGERRGRLARGHQYAEKLLLQNVWWPLFGNLDHLHPEYEVYDWNRKSQFLDLAFLPPYGKFGLECDGYQSHVKDMDREKFSYSLNRDTFLAGMGWRIIHFSFDDVQKRPEVCRMLLQMVIGPTLIRNASGSSTSPQEREVLRMAWCTGKGIRPKDIMIQYHVNFRTARKWLQGLADKGMLRPVLKNTYICYYEPVEGFPEVWS from the coding sequence ATGGGTGGAAATTTTGAGAAGGAGCATGAAGCGCTAGTAGAACGCCATTTAAGCGCACGAACAGGTGAACGGCGGGGAAGGCTGGCCAGGGGGCACCAATATGCGGAGAAATTACTGCTGCAAAATGTATGGTGGCCGTTGTTCGGGAACTTGGATCATCTGCATCCAGAGTATGAGGTGTACGATTGGAACCGAAAATCACAATTTCTCGATCTTGCATTCCTTCCGCCTTACGGGAAATTTGGACTGGAATGTGACGGCTATCAGAGTCATGTTAAAGACATGGACAGAGAGAAGTTCAGTTATTCTTTGAACCGGGATACATTTCTTGCAGGCATGGGATGGAGAATTATCCATTTTTCATTCGACGATGTACAAAAGCGTCCAGAAGTTTGCCGCATGCTGCTGCAAATGGTCATCGGACCTACATTAATCAGAAACGCATCCGGGTCTTCAACCTCTCCACAGGAACGAGAAGTACTAAGAATGGCTTGGTGCACAGGGAAGGGGATTCGTCCCAAAGATATCATGATCCAATATCATGTGAACTTTCGGACGGCTCGGAAATGGCTGCAAGGGCTGGCCGATAAAGGGATGCTGCGCCCGGTGCTTAAAAATACGTATATTTGTTACTATGAGCCGGTGGAGGGTTTTCCAGAGGTGTGGTCGTAG
- the gmd gene encoding GDP-mannose 4,6-dehydratase: MTKRALITGITGQDGSYLAELLLSKGYKVFGLRRRTSMPIMENIEHLKNDIEFIDGDLLDLGSLINAVRISDPDEVYNLAAQSFVATSWIQPVATGQATGIGVTNMLEAVRLTKPEARFYQASSSEMFGKVVETPQKETTPFYPRSPYGVAKVYGHWITVNYRESYNMFACSGILFNHESPRRGIEFVTRKVTDAVARIKLGLQNELRMGNLDAKRDWGFAGDYVKAMWLMLQQDKADDYVISTGETHTIEELVEIAFSHVGLNWRDYVVVDQKFVRPAEVDLLLGDCTKAKEELGWELEVGFEQLVKMMVDSDLEKHKTRLNVE, encoded by the coding sequence ATGACAAAACGTGCACTTATTACAGGAATTACAGGACAAGACGGTTCATACCTGGCAGAGCTTTTGCTTTCTAAGGGCTATAAAGTATTCGGTTTACGCCGCAGAACCAGTATGCCAATCATGGAAAACATTGAACATCTGAAAAATGATATAGAGTTTATTGATGGTGATCTTCTTGATTTGGGTTCTTTAATTAATGCTGTTCGTATCTCTGATCCGGATGAGGTATATAATCTGGCAGCTCAATCTTTTGTTGCTACATCATGGATTCAACCTGTTGCAACAGGACAAGCTACTGGTATCGGAGTAACCAATATGCTGGAAGCTGTTCGTTTGACCAAACCGGAGGCAAGATTCTACCAAGCTTCGAGCAGCGAAATGTTTGGCAAGGTAGTAGAAACTCCGCAAAAAGAAACTACGCCATTTTATCCCCGCAGTCCTTACGGAGTTGCAAAAGTATACGGTCATTGGATCACTGTGAATTACAGAGAAAGCTACAATATGTTTGCTTGCTCGGGTATCTTGTTTAATCACGAATCCCCACGCCGTGGTATTGAATTTGTAACCCGTAAAGTTACCGATGCAGTTGCCAGAATCAAACTTGGGCTTCAGAATGAATTGCGTATGGGCAACCTGGATGCTAAAAGAGACTGGGGGTTTGCCGGAGATTACGTAAAAGCAATGTGGCTGATGCTGCAACAGGATAAAGCAGATGATTACGTTATCTCTACTGGTGAAACTCATACCATCGAGGAACTGGTTGAGATTGCATTTAGCCATGTAGGACTTAACTGGAGAGACTATGTTGTAGTCGATCAAAAGTTCGTTAGACCGGCTGAAGTGGATCTGCTTCTGGGAGACTGCACTAAAGCTAAGGAAGAATTGGGTTGGGAGCTAGAAGTTGGCTTTGAGCAATTGGTGAAAATGATGGTGGATAGTGATCTGGAGAAACATAAAACCAGATTGAATGTCGAATGA
- a CDS encoding NAD-dependent epimerase/dehydratase family protein, with product MSNDMKVLVTGSTGFVGEYMMDFLINNNVEVLGSSRNPGIVLIL from the coding sequence ATGTCGAATGATATGAAGGTATTAGTCACTGGTTCAACTGGCTTTGTCGGTGAATATATGATGGATTTCTTAATCAATAATAATGTTGAAGTTCTGGGTTCTTCAAGAAATCCGGGGATAGTACTAATATTGTAA
- a CDS encoding GDP-mannose 4,6-dehydratase, producing the protein MVTMDILNTNEVDKVIKDYKPTHIIHLAGQSNVKLAWENPQVTILNNTIGTLNILNAIKNYSPYTTLLSIGSSEEYGSSSEVLEYIDESHVTHPKNPYGVSKLSACQLVQQFVGAYQIQAIHVRPFNHIGPKQSEGFVTQDFAKQIVEIEKGRIDSPIKVGNLSSVRDFTDVSDIVSAYYKLLLNGRIGEIYNVCSGIGVSIQELLNEFVALSESFIEVKVDPSKFRPIEHKFIVGSNKKIINDTGWNPKMELGQSLLQILDYYRKL; encoded by the coding sequence ATTGTAACTATGGATATATTAAATACTAACGAAGTTGATAAGGTGATTAAAGATTATAAACCAACACATATAATTCATCTTGCTGGGCAGAGTAATGTGAAACTTGCATGGGAAAATCCACAAGTAACAATTTTGAATAATACAATTGGAACCCTTAATATTTTGAATGCAATTAAAAATTATTCACCATATACTACACTTCTTAGTATCGGTTCTTCAGAGGAATATGGCAGTTCCTCTGAAGTACTGGAGTATATTGACGAGAGTCATGTAACCCATCCTAAAAATCCTTATGGTGTTAGTAAACTATCAGCCTGTCAACTTGTACAACAATTTGTAGGAGCATATCAGATTCAGGCTATTCATGTTAGGCCGTTCAATCATATTGGACCAAAGCAATCAGAAGGATTTGTAACACAAGACTTCGCAAAACAAATAGTAGAAATTGAAAAAGGTAGGATTGATTCACCCATTAAAGTAGGAAATTTAAGTTCAGTTAGGGACTTTACTGATGTTAGTGATATTGTGAGTGCCTACTATAAGCTGCTACTGAACGGACGTATTGGTGAGATTTATAACGTGTGTTCTGGTATAGGAGTGTCAATTCAAGAGCTATTAAATGAATTTGTAGCATTGTCAGAATCTTTTATAGAAGTTAAAGTCGACCCATCCAAATTCAGACCAATTGAACATAAATTCATAGTTGGTTCTAATAAAAAGATAATAAATGATACCGGATGGAATCCTAAAATGGAATTAGGACAATCATTGCTCCAAATTTTAGACTACTATCGTAAATTGTAA